Part of the Leptotrichia massiliensis genome, ATTATTGAAAAAACAAAGAAAGATTGGGCTAATGAGGCTGAAAAAAGAGTTAAAAAAAAGCAAGAATCACATAATAATATAGAATGGACAAAAAACATAAAAGAATTTAACAAAAAAAGTGATAAGTGGTTTGATGATTTAAATGTTAAAATTGTAGATTATAAAAAAAATAAAGATGGAAGTGTAACTCTAGTAGTTGATGATTTTGGAAATTTTTTAAATAAAAGGGAAAATCAGAGTACAATTAAAGAATATGAAAAAAATGGAATAAAATTTAAAAACAGTATCGTAGGTAGCTATATGAGTACGGAACATGCTATGCAGCAGTATACAATAAAACAACAGTATATAAGGGGTTTTAACTACGATGATGAATATATTGATGGAAAAAATATAAAAAGTATGTATGAAACTTATGTAGGATTTTTAGCAGCATATGGAGCGATGAAAAGCTACCGTGTTATGTCAGGAAATAAATCTAAAAGAAAAATGTCAAATGGAAAAACATCAGAACTGGATATAGAAACAAGGTATAAGAATGCAAGAGCAAGATATGAAGAAAGTATGAATTGTGATTTATACTGTAAAGGTACAAGATGTTTTGCGGAAGGAACCTTTATTTTAACAGAAAATGGAATTAAAAAAATTGAGGAAATAAAAGTAGGTGATAAAATATATGGCTATGATGAAATAAAAAAGGAAAATATTTTAAAAAGTGTGCAAGCAGTATATCTACATACAACTGATTTATTAGTAAAAATAAAAACAAAAAAAGACATAATATTTACAACCCCAGAACATCCATTTTATGTAAACGGACAATACATATTAGCAGGATTTTTAAATACTAATATGAAATTAACAGATTTTGAGGGAAAAGAAGTAGAAATACTAGAAACAGAAATAATAAAGTACCAAAAAGAACAGAAAGTTTATAATTTTAGTGTGGAAGAGACTAGGAATTATTATGTAGGTGGGGAAGGATTGTTGAACCATAATTTGGATGATTGTATTAGTAGAAATAATATTGCTCAGAATACAGAAATTAAAAATACACAATTAAAAAATTTAGAAAAAGATTCAATTATTGAATTTTTCGATGCTGAACTTGGAGAAAAAGGATCTTGGGGTGATTTCCACAAAAAGGGTTCATATACACAAACAGAAAAAGACTTTTTTAAAATGAATCCAAAAGAAATACTGAATAAAAGTAATCAAGATAAAAAAATTTTAATAGGAAAAACGATAGTAAACGAGAAACCAGTAACATTAACAGCGAGGAATACTTCTAGTCATTTAAGTAATTATGAACCTACATTGGATTTAATTGGAGAGGTAGAAGTCAATGGAAAAATAGTAAAAAGACACATAAAAATAAGATATGAAGGAGAATAATATGTCAACAAGGTACATAAAAAATAATGAAGGAATTTACTGTTTTGATGAATATGAAACAGACGA contains:
- a CDS encoding polymorphic toxin-type HINT domain-containing protein — protein: MNGLFLNKVLILSENVAKKLDLADISEIEYVVDGAELICDGCPGEKTNLQVTSQNDYEIKNKLVATKKDKETFENIPPFQSCIYNDNAKCEVIVEGDWENYIEDKFCGANQCLSKNSFARCQKGGIIRVIHSGQFLTSETIAKDSEELMKIASQGGTKEEIKKKLSEYLSKKYNQSINVEDFKFTNGKFPTLDITTRGQMQNDFNKIELNKNLQTDVNEFNKNGIFFTERKAIQKVELLGNEYRVRETKDKNFPVRGVIYTDSSNYREKRGISKEIIEKTKKDWANEAEKRVKKKQESHNNIEWTKNIKEFNKKSDKWFDDLNVKIVDYKKNKDGSVTLVVDDFGNFLNKRENQSTIKEYEKNGIKFKNSIVGSYMSTEHAMQQYTIKQQYIRGFNYDDEYIDGKNIKSMYETYVGFLAAYGAMKSYRVMSGNKSKRKMSNGKTSELDIETRYKNARARYEESMNCDLYCKGTRCFAEGTFILTENGIKKIEEIKVGDKIYGYDEIKKENILKSVQAVYLHTTDLLVKIKTKKDIIFTTPEHPFYVNGQYILAGFLNTNMKLTDFEGKEVEILETEIIKYQKEQKVYNFSVEETRNYYVGGEGLLNHNLDDCISRNNIAQNTEIKNTQLKNLEKDSIIEFFDAELGEKGSWGDFHKKGSYTQTEKDFFKMNPKEILNKSNQDKKILIGKTIVNEKPVTLTARNTSSHLSNYEPTLDLIGEVEVNGKIVKRHIKIRYEGE